In Leifsonia sp. AK011, the genomic stretch GCCGAGCAGTGCGCGGTGGATCATGATCGGCTGCTGGCGCGTGCCATCTGCCGCCGTGTACTCGAGCTCGAAGAGCTCCGGCTGGTTGAAGTCGAGCTGGACCGTGGACAGCTGCCAGGTGCGACCGATCGCGTCGCGCGCCTGAACAGAGATCTTCGGGCCGTAGAACGCTGCACCACCGGGGTCCGCGACGAGTTCAAGACCGGAATCGATCGCAACCTCGCGGAGCGTTTCGGTCGCCTCCTCCCACTGCTCGTCCGTGCCCACCGACTTGTCGGGGTCGCGCGTTGAGAGCTCGAGATAGAAGTCGGTCAATCCGTAACCGCGGAGGGTCTCGAACACGAAATCGAGCTGGCTCGCGATCTCGGTCTTCACCTGGTCCTGGGTCACGTAGATGTGCGCGTCGTCCTGGGTGAGACCGCGCACGCGGGTGAGGCCCTGGAGGGTTCCGCTCTTCTCGTAGCGGTAGACGGTGCCGAACTCGGCGAGCCTGAGGGGCAATTCGCGATAGCTGCGGCCGCGTGCCCGATAGATGAGGTTGTGCATCGGGCAGTTCATGGGCTTGAGGTAGTAGTCCTGACCCTGCCGCGTGATGTTGCCCTCGGCATCCACCTCCTCGTCGAGGTGCATAGGAGGGAACATCCCCTCGCGATACCAGTTCAGGTGCTGGCTGGTCTCGAAGAGGTGCTTCTTCGTGATGTGGGGGGTGTTGACGAGTTCGTAGTCGTGGGAGCGGAGGCGCTCGCGCATGTAGTTCTCGATCTCGGCGCGGATGATTCCGCCCTTGGGGTGGAAAACCGCGAGACCCGAGCCGATCTCCTCGGGGAACGAGAACAGATCGAGCTCCGCACCGAGCTTGCGGTGGTCGCGCTTGGCCGCCTCGGCCTGGCGCTCCTGATACGCGCGCAGCTCATCCTTGGTCGGCCAGGCCGTGCCGTAGATGCGCTGGAGCTGCTTGTTCTTTTCCGAACCGCGCCAGTAGGCCGCAGCATTGCGGAGGAGCGCCCAGCCGTTGCCGATCATGCGAGTGTTCGGCAGGTGCGGTCCCCGGCAGAGGTCCTTCCAGTAGACCTCGCCGGTCTTGCCGTCAACGTTGTCGTAGATCGTGAGCTCACTGCCGCCGATCTCTACAGACTCACCGTCTTCGAACTGGGCGGTGCCGGTCTCCTTGCCCTTGAGTCCGATGAGTTCGAGCTTGTACGGCTCACCCGCGAGCTCTGCGCGCGCCTCATCCTCGGTGACGACTCGACGCTGGAACCGCTGGCCCTGGCGGATAATTCGATCCATCGCCTTGTCGATGGCCTTCAGGTCCTCGGGCGTGAAGGGCTCCTCCACGTCGAAGTCGTAGTAGAAGCCGTCCTCGACCGGCGGACCGATCCCGAGCTTGGCCTCGGGGTTGATTGTCTGCACCGCCTGCGCCATCACGTGCGCCGCGGAGTGACGAAGGATGTTGAGGCCATCGGGCGAATCGATTGTCACCGGCTCCACGGTGTCAGTCTCGGCCGTGACGGCAGCGAGATCCTTCAACTCACCGTTGACGCGCATGGCGACGACGGAGCGGTCAGAGAACAGGTCGAATCCGGTCTTACTCACCCCACAACTTTAGTGGCGTCCGGATGCCTACTTTGCGCGAGATGGATTACCGTAAGGAACGCTAGTCGACCCGCTTCGCCAGTCTGCGATAGCTGGCCT encodes the following:
- the thrS gene encoding threonine--tRNA ligase, giving the protein MRVNGELKDLAAVTAETDTVEPVTIDSPDGLNILRHSAAHVMAQAVQTINPEAKLGIGPPVEDGFYYDFDVEEPFTPEDLKAIDKAMDRIIRQGQRFQRRVVTEDEARAELAGEPYKLELIGLKGKETGTAQFEDGESVEIGGSELTIYDNVDGKTGEVYWKDLCRGPHLPNTRMIGNGWALLRNAAAYWRGSEKNKQLQRIYGTAWPTKDELRAYQERQAEAAKRDHRKLGAELDLFSFPEEIGSGLAVFHPKGGIIRAEIENYMRERLRSHDYELVNTPHITKKHLFETSQHLNWYREGMFPPMHLDEEVDAEGNITRQGQDYYLKPMNCPMHNLIYRARGRSYRELPLRLAEFGTVYRYEKSGTLQGLTRVRGLTQDDAHIYVTQDQVKTEIASQLDFVFETLRGYGLTDFYLELSTRDPDKSVGTDEQWEEATETLREVAIDSGLELVADPGGAAFYGPKISVQARDAIGRTWQLSTVQLDFNQPELFELEYTAADGTRQQPIMIHRALLGSIERFFAILLEHYAGAFPVWLSPVQVVGIPVSEEHEAYLSAIIRRLKDAGVRAELDTSSDRMQKKIRTHTLQKVPFLLIAGAEDSANGSVSFRFRDGSQENGIAVDAAVDRILEAIATKAQV